The following are from one region of the Alicyclobacillus fastidiosus genome:
- a CDS encoding GDP-mannose 4,6-dehydratase: protein MKSGDRVLVTGANGFVGEHVIDFLAATGVESIATGRALAFRYPRTAVPYYRCDLFDLPSVVQMFKAVKPTCVVHLASENSVGTAWQNPQKVIHHNVLTTAHLLEAVICSEPATRVIVVGSAHEYAPPANSTDALPLTEHSPTIPTNPYGWSKLLQTLVSCDYALQCGVPVTVARTFNLVGPGATNGVCAKIAQSIVQIERGEAPPELTLGSLRTQRDFLDVRDAVSAYWHLLTQTATPGNIFNVCSGRPVSLSALVELFRQASKVPFRVVEDPSLYRPDEAEIVYGSAQKLSDFTGWRPTFSLERSIADVLDYFRTNNRN from the coding sequence ATGAAATCTGGAGACCGAGTGCTCGTGACCGGAGCGAACGGCTTTGTCGGCGAACACGTCATCGATTTTCTCGCCGCTACAGGCGTGGAATCGATCGCGACAGGACGCGCCCTCGCGTTTCGCTATCCACGCACGGCGGTGCCCTACTATCGCTGCGACTTGTTCGATCTGCCCTCCGTCGTGCAGATGTTCAAAGCGGTAAAGCCCACCTGTGTCGTGCATCTAGCGAGCGAGAACAGTGTCGGAACAGCTTGGCAGAATCCACAGAAGGTCATCCACCACAACGTGTTGACCACCGCTCATCTGCTTGAAGCGGTGATCTGTTCGGAGCCGGCAACCCGAGTCATCGTCGTCGGGTCCGCACACGAGTACGCACCACCAGCAAACTCCACGGACGCGTTGCCACTCACTGAGCACTCGCCGACGATCCCGACCAATCCGTACGGATGGAGCAAGCTGTTGCAAACGCTGGTGAGTTGCGATTACGCACTGCAATGTGGCGTCCCCGTCACGGTAGCGCGCACGTTTAACCTAGTCGGGCCAGGCGCGACGAATGGAGTCTGCGCAAAGATCGCACAATCGATCGTCCAAATCGAACGCGGCGAAGCACCACCTGAACTGACCCTTGGCTCGCTTCGCACACAGCGCGATTTTCTCGACGTGCGCGACGCCGTTTCAGCATATTGGCACTTGCTTACGCAAACGGCGACACCTGGGAATATCTTCAACGTTTGCAGTGGAAGACCGGTATCGCTGTCAGCCCTCGTCGAGCTGTTCCGACAAGCGTCAAAGGTCCCCTTTCGCGTCGTCGAGGACCCGTCCCTGTATCGACCTGACGAGGCGGAAATTGTCTATGGAAGTGCACAGAAACTAAGTGATTTCACAGGTTGGCGGCCAACGTTCTCGCTGGAGCGTTCGATTGCGGACGTCCTCGATTATTTCCGAACAAACAACCGCAACTAG
- a CDS encoding glycosyltransferase, with amino-acid sequence MQPCVLLVLDQLNIGGTETHVLSIARECKRRGVKVLVAAKSGALLPQLQQFDIPFYEIPFSLYDTIDPALQHQLVEQLANVAVREGVTVLHAHQTPSGSIAASVSQRLSIPLFFTVHGTYYGRGALARILDQSWTGISVSLPVQALITELGYASILIPNGVDVDEFRPGDGRDIRQELSIPDSAFVVLSASRISWQKAAVSRLLLQVCTDLKARRVSNLHVMVVGDGNRYHELEVFSRKLNARRRAEFVHLLGKRQDMSRCYAAANVVVGTGRVALEAMACAKPVIAIGEHGYFGLVQPENFASAWSMYFGDHASRSLSTRSRLFRELSEVVQSGQLETIGAASRKWVAESFSIEQTCTTLIDEYRKSLLHR; translated from the coding sequence ATGCAACCCTGTGTTTTACTCGTCCTCGATCAGTTGAATATCGGCGGTACGGAAACGCATGTGCTCTCTATCGCGCGCGAGTGCAAACGACGCGGGGTAAAAGTACTGGTGGCCGCCAAGTCTGGTGCGTTGCTCCCGCAACTTCAGCAATTCGACATCCCGTTTTACGAGATTCCGTTCTCCTTGTATGACACCATCGATCCAGCCCTCCAACATCAACTTGTGGAACAGTTGGCCAACGTCGCCGTTCGAGAAGGGGTCACTGTCCTTCACGCTCATCAAACCCCCTCTGGATCGATTGCGGCGAGCGTTTCACAACGGTTGAGCATCCCGCTCTTTTTTACCGTGCACGGTACTTATTACGGGAGAGGAGCGCTTGCGAGAATCCTAGATCAAAGCTGGACTGGCATCAGTGTGAGCCTGCCCGTACAAGCGCTTATTACAGAACTTGGGTATGCATCCATCCTCATCCCGAACGGTGTCGACGTTGATGAATTCCGACCAGGCGATGGGCGAGATATTCGGCAAGAACTGAGTATTCCAGATTCAGCGTTCGTCGTGTTGAGTGCAAGCCGCATTTCCTGGCAAAAGGCGGCGGTGAGTCGTTTGTTATTACAGGTGTGCACTGATCTGAAGGCGCGTCGTGTGTCGAACCTCCACGTGATGGTCGTTGGCGATGGCAATCGATATCATGAATTAGAGGTGTTTTCCAGAAAATTGAACGCGCGGCGCCGGGCTGAGTTCGTTCACTTGTTAGGTAAGCGCCAGGACATGAGTCGCTGCTATGCTGCTGCAAATGTAGTCGTTGGGACGGGCCGGGTTGCATTGGAAGCGATGGCCTGCGCGAAGCCGGTCATCGCAATTGGAGAGCATGGCTATTTTGGACTGGTTCAGCCAGAGAACTTCGCGTCCGCTTGGTCTATGTATTTTGGAGATCACGCGTCGCGCTCTCTATCGACGCGTTCGCGGTTGTTTCGGGAGCTCAGCGAGGTGGTCCAGAGTGGTCAACTCGAGACGATTGGAGCAGCTTCTAGGAAATGGGTTGCGGAGTCCTTCTCGATCGAACAGACGTGTACAACGCTGATCGACGAGTATCGTAAATCGCTCTTACACAGGTAG
- the wecB gene encoding UDP-N-acetylglucosamine 2-epimerase (non-hydrolyzing) encodes MNIMTILGTRPEIIRLSQIIPKLDQWATRHVVVHTGQNFDRTLSDLFFEQLEIRDPDYHIDLKTHSFGSQLGQMFTEVEEIMQKERPDRILVLGDTNSALCAILGERHGIPVYHMEAGNRCYDSNVPEEVNRKIIDSIATYNLPYTPGSRENLLREGIHPRRIWVSGNPIYEVLESFKPKIDSSQALQRFGLEEQKYFVVTVHRAENVDSRERLASIFHGLKRIADEWSYPVLVSVHPRTKDRLNRFAIDYDHPSLVLHEPLGLFDFVRLQKSATCVITDSGTVQEESCLLGVPSVTVRQSTERPETVVCGSNMLAGLEADQIHTCVRMMVQAPRTWNCPEGYQDPCVSTKIAQFIIGGLSYV; translated from the coding sequence GTGAACATCATGACCATCCTTGGCACGAGGCCGGAGATCATCCGACTCAGTCAAATCATACCGAAACTCGACCAGTGGGCGACTCGACACGTGGTCGTGCACACCGGGCAAAACTTTGACAGGACACTGAGTGATCTGTTTTTTGAACAACTAGAGATTCGAGACCCGGACTATCACATCGACCTGAAGACTCATTCATTCGGCTCGCAACTGGGTCAAATGTTCACTGAGGTCGAGGAGATCATGCAGAAAGAAAGGCCTGATCGAATCCTCGTCCTAGGTGATACGAACAGTGCCCTGTGCGCCATTCTCGGCGAGCGGCACGGCATCCCGGTGTACCACATGGAGGCCGGCAATCGATGTTATGACTCCAATGTCCCTGAAGAAGTGAACCGTAAGATCATCGATTCCATCGCGACGTACAATCTGCCATACACACCTGGTAGCCGCGAGAACCTGTTGCGTGAAGGCATCCACCCAAGACGCATTTGGGTATCCGGCAACCCGATCTATGAAGTACTCGAGTCTTTTAAGCCAAAGATCGACAGCAGCCAGGCCTTGCAACGGTTCGGCCTCGAGGAGCAGAAGTACTTCGTCGTCACGGTACACCGCGCGGAAAACGTCGATTCAAGGGAGCGTCTGGCCAGTATTTTTCACGGGCTCAAACGGATCGCCGACGAGTGGAGTTACCCCGTGCTCGTCAGTGTCCATCCCCGGACCAAAGACCGCCTCAATCGATTTGCGATCGACTACGACCATCCAAGTCTCGTACTTCACGAACCGCTCGGCCTGTTTGACTTTGTGCGCCTGCAAAAGAGCGCAACGTGCGTCATCACCGACAGTGGAACCGTTCAGGAAGAAAGTTGCCTGCTCGGAGTGCCTTCCGTCACGGTTCGCCAAAGCACGGAGCGACCTGAAACCGTGGTTTGCGGGAGTAACATGCTGGCAGGTCTCGAGGCAGACCAGATTCACACTTGCGTCCGCATGATGGTTCAAGCACCACGCACTTGGAATTGCCCAGAAGGCTATCAAGATCCCTGCGTGTCAACGAAGATTGCACAATTCATCATTGGAGGACTTAGTTATGTTTAA
- a CDS encoding glycosyltransferase, translating into MKVVIPVGDLHMGGGCKVLVDITNALQAAGHEAEIVIPENASVKYDVRGKLTVVPALTREHIPPGDLILTNFYTTCRGALEAHPDKCVRLSLGFEPYWVPEPEQALWTYKQGMPVITISHWLDDQIAVHTNQRSQVVPLGVDPAVFHPAAKREGTSSPKVIMYIARNPAAGYALKGFSDFQRAIEQLRASYEGDFVVHMVCTEGDLSLPGVPYRIFQPATDDEMAELYRGADLFVSTSWFEAFALPPLEAMACGTPVVTTNSGGLLEYCEHLKNAILTQPKNPDELAAGMLRVLRDQELAASLASEGLATAARFTKEKFLNHMISVLEDIARDRERYIEPKVSIVIPVYNCPYVDQAIDSALAQTYSNLEIIVVNDGSTMYMDKIDPYRSRIRYLEKANGGTASALNAGIRQANGRYVSWLSADDVFKPDKTVRQTRMMRERQAAISYAAFFYMNEAGEVLSGPIRTSFQNDVQFYETMSQWCPINGCTVVLQRDVFDRVGLFDESLPYTHDYEFWLRALQYYRFEYFDEPLLLYRVHDDMGTKRHERVIQKEIFIVQQKYRKAMDQVIARGGAR; encoded by the coding sequence ATGAAAGTGGTTATCCCTGTCGGCGACCTGCACATGGGCGGGGGGTGCAAGGTGCTCGTCGACATTACAAACGCCTTGCAGGCGGCAGGTCACGAAGCTGAAATCGTCATCCCAGAAAATGCTTCCGTGAAATATGACGTACGCGGAAAATTGACGGTGGTGCCGGCCCTGACCCGGGAGCACATCCCGCCAGGCGACTTGATTCTGACGAACTTTTATACGACGTGTCGCGGGGCGCTCGAGGCACACCCCGACAAGTGTGTTCGCCTCAGCCTCGGTTTCGAGCCATATTGGGTGCCCGAGCCAGAACAGGCACTTTGGACCTATAAACAAGGCATGCCCGTCATTACCATTTCGCACTGGCTGGACGACCAGATTGCGGTGCATACGAATCAGCGCAGTCAAGTTGTTCCACTCGGAGTCGATCCCGCCGTATTCCATCCCGCGGCTAAACGCGAGGGTACCTCATCTCCGAAAGTCATCATGTACATCGCGCGCAATCCTGCAGCTGGTTACGCACTCAAAGGATTCTCCGATTTTCAGCGGGCTATCGAGCAACTACGCGCGTCCTACGAGGGGGATTTCGTCGTTCACATGGTTTGTACGGAAGGAGATTTGTCGTTGCCGGGCGTACCTTATCGCATCTTTCAACCGGCAACGGACGACGAGATGGCCGAATTGTACCGGGGGGCCGATCTGTTTGTCTCGACGTCCTGGTTCGAAGCGTTTGCGTTGCCACCGCTCGAGGCGATGGCGTGCGGCACGCCCGTGGTTACGACCAATTCAGGGGGGCTACTCGAGTACTGTGAACACCTCAAGAACGCAATTTTGACGCAACCCAAGAATCCTGATGAACTGGCTGCTGGTATGCTTCGCGTGTTGCGGGATCAGGAACTCGCCGCCTCATTAGCGTCGGAGGGACTTGCCACTGCGGCCCGGTTTACGAAGGAGAAGTTCTTGAACCACATGATCTCCGTCCTCGAGGATATCGCGAGGGACCGGGAGCGCTACATTGAGCCCAAGGTGTCCATCGTCATTCCGGTTTACAACTGCCCATACGTCGATCAGGCAATTGACAGCGCGCTCGCGCAGACGTATTCGAATCTTGAAATCATCGTCGTCAACGACGGCTCGACGATGTATATGGACAAAATCGATCCCTACCGCAGCCGCATCCGATATCTTGAAAAGGCAAATGGCGGGACGGCGAGTGCACTCAACGCGGGGATTCGGCAAGCGAACGGCAGGTACGTGTCGTGGCTGAGCGCCGACGACGTGTTTAAGCCTGACAAAACCGTACGCCAGACGAGAATGATGCGAGAGCGACAGGCGGCTATCAGCTATGCTGCATTTTTCTATATGAACGAAGCGGGCGAAGTGTTAAGTGGTCCAATTCGTACATCATTTCAAAACGACGTGCAATTTTACGAGACGATGAGTCAATGGTGTCCGATCAACGGGTGTACCGTTGTACTCCAGAGAGATGTATTCGACAGAGTGGGGTTGTTTGACGAATCGTTGCCGTATACGCATGACTATGAGTTTTGGTTGCGGGCGTTGCAGTACTATCGGTTCGAGTATTTCGATGAGCCGCTTCTGCTGTATCGCGTGCATGATGACATGGGCACCAAGCGACACGAGCGCGTCATTCAGAAAGAGATATTTATCGTCCAACAAAAATACAGGAAGGCCATGGACCAGGTGATCGCCAGAGGGGGGGCGAGATGA
- a CDS encoding SDR family oxidoreductase: MRLLIFGGAGMAGHVLHQYFREKPEHEVWVTERAGSLAPHKIVLDVRQPGDVESALKRVDPDVVINAVGLLNQTAEDHLKDAIYVNSLFPHMLADYGQQIGFKLVHISTDCVFSGRTGNYREDDRRDGDTAYARTKALGEVIDASNITIRTSIIGPEKKADGIGLFEWFSRQRGAVPGYRRVFWNGVTTLELARATEWILQHHLTGLVHLSAPEKVSKYDLLQLIQQVFQKRDVTLVPTDQYVSDKSLINTRSDFDFRVHTYRDMITEMKNWMEAHHSEY, from the coding sequence GTGAGGTTGCTCATCTTCGGAGGTGCAGGGATGGCCGGCCACGTCCTGCACCAATACTTTCGGGAGAAACCAGAACACGAAGTCTGGGTCACCGAGCGAGCGGGATCGCTCGCCCCGCATAAAATCGTGCTCGACGTGCGCCAGCCGGGCGATGTCGAGTCGGCTCTCAAACGAGTCGATCCCGATGTCGTGATCAACGCGGTAGGGCTCCTGAATCAGACCGCAGAGGACCACTTGAAAGACGCCATTTACGTCAACAGCCTCTTCCCACACATGTTAGCTGATTACGGACAGCAGATAGGTTTCAAACTGGTTCATATCAGCACGGACTGCGTCTTCTCGGGTCGGACCGGGAATTACAGAGAAGACGATCGCCGTGACGGAGACACAGCGTACGCGCGGACAAAGGCGTTAGGTGAAGTCATTGATGCGTCTAACATCACCATCCGCACGTCCATCATCGGGCCGGAGAAGAAAGCGGATGGCATTGGTTTGTTTGAGTGGTTTAGCCGGCAACGTGGGGCCGTTCCGGGATATCGTCGCGTTTTCTGGAACGGAGTGACGACACTTGAACTCGCCAGGGCCACAGAGTGGATTCTCCAACATCATTTGACTGGCCTCGTCCACTTGTCAGCTCCCGAGAAAGTGTCGAAATATGACCTTTTGCAGCTCATTCAGCAGGTTTTTCAGAAGCGGGACGTCACCCTCGTCCCGACCGATCAATACGTATCGGATAAGAGCCTCATCAACACGCGGTCCGATTTCGACTTTCGCGTTCACACGTATCGAGACATGATCACCGAAATGAAGAACTGGATGGAGGCACATCACTCCGAATACTGA
- a CDS encoding SDR family NAD(P)-dependent oxidoreductase encodes MGWQNTTVLVTGAAGFIGSHLLEQLLAAGARTKAFVHYNSANTRGYIDQLPAEQQKEIEIIYGDLRDAYAVSHAVKGSDVVFHLGALIAIPYSYQNPYDVVQTNALGTFHVAQAALEHGVGRIVHTSTSEVYGTARYVPMNEEHPLQGQSPYSASKIAADKIMESFHCSYQLPVVTIRPFNSYGPRQSMRAVIPTIINQALSSSEVVLGNLSSTRDFTYVEDTARAFLCAATAQQVTGQVFNAGSSFEISIGDIAKRVLTLVGRSVPIRTAQERLRPAKSEVDRLYSDSRRAQQQLGWQPLVSFDDGLQRTIDWISQHPQLYRPNEYVV; translated from the coding sequence ATGGGATGGCAGAACACCACGGTGCTCGTCACAGGTGCGGCGGGCTTCATAGGCAGTCATCTGCTCGAACAGTTGCTCGCCGCTGGTGCCCGCACGAAGGCATTTGTCCACTATAACTCGGCAAACACGCGAGGATATATCGACCAATTGCCGGCTGAACAACAAAAGGAGATTGAAATCATTTACGGGGATCTTCGCGACGCATATGCGGTGAGCCACGCCGTCAAAGGATCGGATGTCGTGTTTCACCTTGGTGCCTTAATCGCGATCCCCTACTCATACCAAAATCCATACGACGTGGTACAGACCAATGCGCTCGGCACGTTCCATGTCGCGCAAGCGGCGCTGGAACATGGGGTTGGGCGGATCGTGCACACGTCGACCAGCGAAGTGTATGGAACGGCGCGCTACGTGCCGATGAACGAAGAACACCCGCTTCAGGGTCAATCTCCGTATTCGGCGAGTAAAATTGCTGCCGACAAGATCATGGAAAGCTTCCATTGTTCCTATCAGCTCCCTGTGGTGACGATCCGGCCGTTCAATTCCTACGGTCCGCGGCAATCCATGCGCGCGGTGATTCCGACCATCATCAATCAGGCACTGTCCAGCTCCGAAGTGGTACTTGGCAATTTGTCGTCCACGCGTGACTTTACGTACGTAGAGGATACGGCACGTGCTTTCCTTTGCGCCGCGACGGCCCAACAGGTCACTGGTCAAGTGTTCAACGCTGGCTCTTCATTTGAAATATCGATCGGTGACATCGCAAAGCGGGTCCTAACGCTCGTCGGACGCTCCGTGCCGATACGCACAGCACAAGAGCGTTTGCGGCCGGCCAAAAGTGAAGTAGATCGCCTCTATTCCGACAGTCGACGAGCGCAGCAACAGCTCGGATGGCAGCCACTCGTCTCATTTGACGATGGCCTACAAAGGACGATCGACTGGATTTCTCAACACCCTCAGCTATACCGGCCAAACGAGTACGTCGTGTAA
- a CDS encoding sugar phosphate nucleotidyltransferase — translation MEAVIITGGKGLRLAPFTKVLPKGLLPIGEQPMLEIIVKQLRNHGFTTIHMACGYLSSLIQTYFQNGERWGVDIDYVVEKEPLGTIGPLKMVPLISKQPVLVMNCDVLTTLNFRDMMNFHMNGTSLLTIASQKKSVPIEFGVLQTDGSRVTQFLEKPGRSEHVSMGIYVVSPALIDYIPRDKYYDMPDLILRLLASQQEVRHFENESFWLDVGRPDDFAKAGEVFPRIEAELMRGSPS, via the coding sequence GTGGAGGCCGTCATTATCACAGGAGGCAAGGGATTGAGGTTGGCTCCGTTTACAAAAGTACTTCCGAAGGGACTATTGCCCATCGGTGAACAACCAATGTTAGAAATCATTGTGAAACAGCTGCGGAATCATGGCTTCACGACAATTCACATGGCTTGTGGTTACTTGTCCTCGCTCATTCAGACCTACTTTCAGAACGGCGAGAGATGGGGCGTCGACATTGACTACGTGGTGGAGAAGGAACCGCTTGGAACCATTGGCCCACTAAAAATGGTGCCGCTTATATCGAAGCAGCCGGTTCTGGTCATGAACTGTGACGTGCTCACTACGTTGAACTTTCGCGACATGATGAATTTCCACATGAACGGTACTAGCCTCTTGACCATTGCCTCCCAAAAGAAAAGCGTACCGATTGAATTCGGGGTCTTACAGACGGATGGCTCCCGAGTTACGCAGTTTTTGGAAAAGCCAGGTCGATCCGAGCACGTCAGCATGGGCATCTACGTCGTCAGCCCCGCGCTCATCGACTACATTCCAAGAGACAAGTACTACGATATGCCCGATTTAATCCTTCGCCTTCTCGCATCGCAACAGGAGGTTCGCCATTTCGAAAACGAATCGTTTTGGCTCGACGTCGGCCGCCCAGATGACTTCGCGAAGGCAGGCGAAGTATTTCCTCGGATCGAGGCTGAACTCATGCGAGGAAGTCCGTCATGA
- a CDS encoding beta-propeller fold lactonase family protein produces the protein MTRLFVTNQVSNSLSLINLVESRVESTIQLGSNPGALAVDSGKEKLYIVNEGDRSVLVLDLATDEVRATIPVGEGPVAIALNPVHDEAYVANENDNTVSVLSLADERVTQVLNVGSRPTSLAVTPDGGYLLVVHEGEDAISFVPRQVEGGETFVVQVGQSPRCIAILPSGDKAYVANSKSDTVSVIDVAAKSVLHTVPVGSVPYGVVASHDGRHVYVANPGANRVTVLDTENDCVAVELSVEGLPIGLAVSHDDRRLYVACFGARRVVALDTTSWDTVNVFQVGKVPFGLAEVSDAREQTGDGGRGEDAPMEQAFSFPSDVSPAARRLERQQKRTLSVEERIRLAQEAFAARQRERERRQQEGERQRRERHNVVRRERRHTRGW, from the coding sequence ATGACTCGATTATTCGTGACGAACCAGGTGTCGAATTCACTTAGTCTCATCAACCTAGTTGAATCGCGAGTTGAGTCGACGATTCAACTAGGGAGTAATCCGGGGGCACTTGCCGTGGATAGCGGCAAAGAGAAACTTTATATCGTCAATGAAGGGGACAGATCTGTTTTAGTTCTGGACTTGGCGACAGATGAGGTAAGGGCAACCATCCCCGTTGGTGAAGGACCTGTCGCCATCGCACTCAATCCGGTGCACGACGAAGCGTATGTGGCGAATGAAAATGACAATACCGTTTCCGTGCTGTCCCTTGCTGACGAGCGCGTTACTCAAGTTTTGAACGTCGGATCGCGCCCGACGTCCCTCGCGGTGACGCCTGATGGAGGATACCTTCTAGTCGTCCACGAGGGCGAAGACGCTATTTCGTTTGTCCCACGACAGGTTGAAGGGGGAGAAACCTTTGTCGTTCAGGTCGGGCAGAGCCCACGCTGCATCGCGATACTGCCTAGTGGCGACAAGGCGTATGTTGCGAATAGCAAATCCGATACAGTGTCGGTCATCGATGTTGCCGCCAAATCGGTGCTGCACACGGTACCTGTCGGCAGCGTTCCTTACGGGGTCGTCGCATCGCACGACGGAAGGCACGTGTATGTGGCGAATCCAGGCGCCAATCGGGTTACCGTGCTGGATACCGAGAACGATTGCGTCGCGGTAGAGCTCTCGGTCGAGGGCTTGCCGATTGGCTTGGCTGTGTCGCATGATGACCGGCGGCTTTACGTCGCATGTTTTGGCGCGCGGCGCGTCGTCGCGCTGGATACGACGTCGTGGGACACGGTGAACGTATTTCAGGTCGGGAAAGTGCCATTCGGACTTGCTGAGGTGTCGGATGCACGGGAACAAACAGGAGATGGAGGGCGGGGGGAAGATGCGCCGATGGAGCAGGCGTTCTCTTTTCCATCAGATGTTTCCCCGGCGGCAAGGAGGTTGGAGAGACAGCAAAAACGGACGCTGAGCGTCGAGGAGCGGATTCGCCTGGCACAGGAAGCGTTCGCAGCGAGGCAGCGGGAGCGAGAACGTCGTCAACAGGAAGGCGAACGCCAGCGGCGGGAACGGCACAACGTAGTGCGACGAGAGCGGAGGCATACGCGTGGATGGTAA
- a CDS encoding polysaccharide biosynthesis protein: MFKGTTILITGGTGSWGYTLTRALLQAKPREIRIFSRGEFAQVQMQRAFADHPALKFIIGDIRDLQAVRAACTGVDYVFHLAALKHVPICEQQPDETLKTNVLGTQNIITASIEENVKKVIDVSTDKAVEPVNFYGMTKALGEKLMIHADQMSRNTRFVCVRGGNVLGSNGSVVPLFTSQIVDRGFVTLTSKAMTRFFLTLQEAIDLLLHAATIAVGGEILVMKMSACRITDLADVLSQHFATSPVEIVEIGIRPGEKIHEVLVSRHEASQTFKVDGRYYVILPQRPSAKLLSTYSNYPRFEHEVYESNQNLISQHDIRQMLDKGGFLP, encoded by the coding sequence ATGTTTAAAGGAACTACCATCTTGATCACAGGAGGCACCGGATCTTGGGGGTACACATTGACCCGGGCGCTATTGCAAGCAAAACCCCGTGAGATTCGGATTTTCTCGAGAGGCGAATTCGCTCAGGTACAGATGCAACGAGCCTTCGCTGACCACCCTGCATTAAAATTTATCATCGGTGATATCCGCGATCTTCAAGCTGTAAGGGCCGCCTGCACAGGCGTCGATTACGTATTCCATCTGGCGGCGCTGAAACACGTCCCGATCTGCGAACAACAACCCGACGAAACGCTCAAGACGAACGTCCTAGGAACCCAGAACATCATCACCGCGAGCATCGAGGAGAACGTGAAGAAAGTGATCGACGTCTCCACTGACAAGGCTGTGGAGCCCGTCAATTTTTATGGCATGACCAAAGCGCTCGGTGAAAAGCTGATGATTCACGCCGACCAGATGAGCCGCAATACTCGCTTTGTCTGCGTCCGCGGCGGAAACGTCCTTGGCAGTAACGGAAGTGTGGTGCCCTTGTTCACGAGCCAAATCGTCGATCGCGGCTTCGTGACGCTTACGTCCAAAGCCATGACGCGCTTCTTTTTGACCTTACAAGAGGCGATCGATCTGTTGCTCCACGCCGCAACCATCGCCGTCGGCGGTGAAATCCTTGTCATGAAGATGAGCGCCTGCCGCATTACCGACCTGGCTGATGTACTCTCGCAGCACTTCGCCACGTCGCCGGTGGAAATCGTCGAAATCGGGATTCGACCTGGAGAGAAGATCCACGAGGTATTGGTTTCTCGCCACGAGGCGAGCCAGACGTTCAAGGTTGACGGACGGTATTACGTCATTCTGCCGCAGCGCCCCTCCGCGAAGTTGCTGTCGACGTACAGCAACTATCCCCGGTTTGAACACGAGGTTTATGAGTCGAATCAAAACCTCATCTCCCAGCACGACATTCGACAGATGCTCGACAAGGGAGGGTTCTTGCCGTGA
- the cysC gene encoding adenylyl-sulfate kinase, producing the protein MKLTAKWSNGVLVWLTGLSGSGKTTIAEALHSHLQSIGVRSFVIDGDKMREGISHDLGFSEADRRENIRRIGHIGKLFLEAGILPIVASIAPYRADRDKVRELLGEDRFFEVYVKCPIEVCEHRDPKQLYQKVRAGVIQQFTGIHHPYEEPLHPALVVETHRVDVASAVAMIRRALFESNSAEGGEPSGLA; encoded by the coding sequence ATGAAGTTGACAGCGAAGTGGAGCAACGGTGTGTTAGTCTGGCTGACCGGGTTGTCTGGCTCCGGCAAGACGACGATTGCAGAGGCGCTACACAGCCATTTACAGAGTATAGGCGTTCGATCGTTTGTCATCGACGGAGACAAGATGCGTGAGGGTATCAGTCACGATCTCGGTTTTTCTGAGGCGGACAGGCGGGAAAACATTCGGCGCATCGGACATATTGGGAAGTTGTTTCTCGAGGCTGGCATCCTGCCGATTGTAGCTTCCATTGCACCATATCGGGCGGATCGGGACAAAGTGCGCGAACTTCTGGGCGAGGATCGATTTTTCGAGGTCTATGTGAAGTGCCCGATTGAAGTATGTGAACATCGCGATCCTAAACAGTTATATCAGAAAGTTCGCGCCGGCGTCATCCAGCAGTTTACTGGCATTCATCATCCATATGAAGAACCCTTACATCCGGCGCTCGTCGTTGAGACGCATCGTGTAGACGTGGCATCGGCTGTCGCGATGATCCGTCGCGCACTATTCGAAAGCAACTCAGCCGAGGGGGGCGAGCCCTCAGGCCTCGCGTAG